Proteins encoded together in one Lathyrus oleraceus cultivar Zhongwan6 chromosome 5, CAAS_Psat_ZW6_1.0, whole genome shotgun sequence window:
- the LOC127081193 gene encoding uncharacterized protein LOC127081193 isoform X3, producing MPYCSGNTKGFAIAISFQNWNSIFALVPLLIISLSWFKSEKKNKTMAEEKECSKSSNLSSPMAETPIRPVVCLKRKEDVKLYEETEECFILDFDPFESLDFSKLSLGNKNNTNDDDTSDISIVAEKGQVACRDYPHARHHCVKFPFTTTPHESSCENV from the exons ATGCCGTATTGTTCAGGGAACACGAAAGGTTTCGCAATCGCAATCTCATTCCAAAACTGGAATTCAATTTTTGCTTTAGTTCCGTTGTTGATTATTTCACTTTCTTGGTTCAAATCAGAGAAGAAGAACAAAACCATGGCAGAAGAGAAAGAGTGTAGCAAAAGTTCCAACCTTTCTTCACCCATGGCGGAAACCCCAATCAGACCCGTCGTTTGTCTCAAAAGGAAAGAAGATGTCAAACTTTATGAGGAAACCGAGGAATGCTTCATCTTGGATTTCGACCCATTTGAATCCCTTGACTTCTCAAAGCTTTCACTGGGGAACAAGAATAACACTAACGATGATGATACCTCTGATATCTCCATTGTTGCTGAAAAGGGTCAG GTGGCTTGTAGAGATTATCCGCATGCTAGACATCACTGTGTTAAATTTCCCTTTACTACTACACCTCATGAGAGTTCTTGTGAAAATGTATAA
- the LOC127081193 gene encoding RPM1 interacting protein 13 isoform X2 gives MPYCSGNTKEKKNKTMAEEKECSKSSNLSSPMAETPIRPVVCLKRKEDVKLYEETEECFILDFDPFESLDFSKLSLGNKNNTNDDDTSDISIVAEKGQVACRDYPHARHHCVKFPFTTTPHESSCENCYCYVCDSVAPCKYWTRIRTRSSDKSDSHYDAPHCDANSDWEEERNEYKRLTDKEAD, from the exons ATGCCGTATTGTTCAGGGAACACGAAAG AGAAGAAGAACAAAACCATGGCAGAAGAGAAAGAGTGTAGCAAAAGTTCCAACCTTTCTTCACCCATGGCGGAAACCCCAATCAGACCCGTCGTTTGTCTCAAAAGGAAAGAAGATGTCAAACTTTATGAGGAAACCGAGGAATGCTTCATCTTGGATTTCGACCCATTTGAATCCCTTGACTTCTCAAAGCTTTCACTGGGGAACAAGAATAACACTAACGATGATGATACCTCTGATATCTCCATTGTTGCTGAAAAGGGTCAG GTGGCTTGTAGAGATTATCCGCATGCTAGACATCACTGTGTTAAATTTCCCTTTACTACTACACCTCATGAGAGTTCTTGTGAAAAT TGTTACTGCTATGTATGTGATTCAGTTGCTCCATGTAAGTACTGGACGCGGATCCGGACCCGGTCTTCAGATAAATCGGATTCACATTATGATGCTCCACATTGTGATGCTAATAGCGATTGGGAGGAGGAGAGGAATGAGTATAAACGTTTAACTGACAAAGAGGCTGACTAA
- the LOC127081193 gene encoding uncharacterized protein LOC127081193 isoform X1 → MPYCSGNTKGFAIAISFQNWNSIFALVPLLIISLSWFKSEKKNKTMAEEKECSKSSNLSSPMAETPIRPVVCLKRKEDVKLYEETEECFILDFDPFESLDFSKLSLGNKNNTNDDDTSDISIVAEKGQVACRDYPHARHHCVKFPFTTTPHESSCENCYCYVCDSVAPCKYWTRIRTRSSDKSDSHYDAPHCDANSDWEEERNEYKRLTDKEAD, encoded by the exons ATGCCGTATTGTTCAGGGAACACGAAAGGTTTCGCAATCGCAATCTCATTCCAAAACTGGAATTCAATTTTTGCTTTAGTTCCGTTGTTGATTATTTCACTTTCTTGGTTCAAATCAGAGAAGAAGAACAAAACCATGGCAGAAGAGAAAGAGTGTAGCAAAAGTTCCAACCTTTCTTCACCCATGGCGGAAACCCCAATCAGACCCGTCGTTTGTCTCAAAAGGAAAGAAGATGTCAAACTTTATGAGGAAACCGAGGAATGCTTCATCTTGGATTTCGACCCATTTGAATCCCTTGACTTCTCAAAGCTTTCACTGGGGAACAAGAATAACACTAACGATGATGATACCTCTGATATCTCCATTGTTGCTGAAAAGGGTCAG GTGGCTTGTAGAGATTATCCGCATGCTAGACATCACTGTGTTAAATTTCCCTTTACTACTACACCTCATGAGAGTTCTTGTGAAAAT TGTTACTGCTATGTATGTGATTCAGTTGCTCCATGTAAGTACTGGACGCGGATCCGGACCCGGTCTTCAGATAAATCGGATTCACATTATGATGCTCCACATTGTGATGCTAATAGCGATTGGGAGGAGGAGAGGAATGAGTATAAACGTTTAACTGACAAAGAGGCTGACTAA